The Burkholderia latens genome segment AAGCCCTGCAGGAATTTCCGCGTATCTTCGCTGACGATCTGGCCCTGGTCGTCGATGCGCGCCGGGTCGTGCTTGATGAACATTTCCGGCTGACCGAGCGTCTTCACGTCGAGATACGCGAGCACGTTGCGCAGATGCTGCTGCGCAAGCGCGGTGCCGACCGCGCCTGGTGACGTGCCGAGCACAGCGCCTGGCTTGCCCGACCACGAGTTGTGGCCCCACGGGCGCGACCCCCAGTCGAGCGCATTCTTCAGTACACCCGGAATCGAGCGGTTGTACTCCGGCGTGACGAACAGCAGCGCGTCGGCTGCTTCGATCGACTGCTTGAAGCGTTTCGCGACTTCCGGAAAGTCCGCGTCGTAGTCCTGGCTATACAGCGGCAGTTCGCCGATCTCGACGAATTCGAACGAGAAATCGGCTGGGGCGAGCGAGATTACGGCATGCGCGAGCGCGCGGTTCCACGAACCGCGACGCAGGCTGCCGACGACGACCGCAACACGATAGGACATGGTGTTCTCCTTCCGGTGAGTGAGGAATCGGACCGATTGATTCAGGACAGGCGACAAAGGTCTGTTTATAGGCAAGCCAGCCCGCGAGCCGTCCGACGGGGCCGACCGGCCGACTTTCCACAAGGTTTTCCACAGAAATTGTGGATAACTCGACCGTTATGGTCTGAAGTTACATCCCGCTCGCATCGCGAATTCGCGCCGCGCGACGCGGCGTTCCGGCAAGCATAGCGCAGCCAGGCGGGCCGCTTCGTG includes the following:
- a CDS encoding NADPH-dependent FMN reductase is translated as MSYRVAVVVGSLRRGSWNRALAHAVISLAPADFSFEFVEIGELPLYSQDYDADFPEVAKRFKQSIEAADALLFVTPEYNRSIPGVLKNALDWGSRPWGHNSWSGKPGAVLGTSPGAVGTALAQQHLRNVLAYLDVKTLGQPEMFIKHDPARIDDQGQIVSEDTRKFLQGFVDRYVDWVRVLKSV